Proteins encoded in a region of the Anaerolineae bacterium genome:
- a CDS encoding dihydroorotate dehydrogenase-like protein, which translates to MDLSTTYLGMTLKSPLVASASPLSRNLDVARRMEDAGASALVMYSLFEEEASLESEQLDHYLSYFTEAFAEALSWHPEQKTYHVGPQEYLNAVARLKQSLGIPVIGSLNGVSTGGWIENARGIQEAGADALELNVYFIPTDVTLQGSEVERMAVEVLEAVKRTVSIPVAVKLSPYYSSTPNMLQRLSAAGADALVLFNRFYQPDLDLDALQVVPRLVLSTSAELRLPLRWVAIMYGRIEADMAITGGVHTHEDAAKAIMAGAKVAMMTSEILARGVGRFTEIEQGLRRWMGERGYESVTEMRGSMSQRNVGDPAAFERANYMRVLQSWRPDPAGQLFREMIH; encoded by the coding sequence ATGGACTTGAGCACCACCTATCTGGGGATGACACTCAAGAGCCCGCTGGTGGCGTCAGCGTCCCCTCTGTCGCGCAACCTGGACGTAGCCCGGCGGATGGAAGATGCCGGGGCTTCGGCGCTGGTGATGTACTCGCTGTTCGAGGAGGAGGCCAGCCTGGAGAGCGAGCAACTGGACCACTACCTCAGCTACTTCACCGAGGCTTTCGCCGAGGCTCTGAGCTGGCATCCGGAGCAGAAAACCTACCACGTGGGTCCGCAGGAGTACCTGAACGCCGTGGCGCGGCTGAAGCAATCCCTGGGCATACCAGTCATCGGCAGCCTCAATGGCGTGTCCACCGGCGGGTGGATCGAGAACGCCAGGGGGATCCAGGAAGCGGGCGCTGATGCTCTGGAGCTGAACGTATACTTCATCCCGACGGACGTGACCCTGCAGGGCTCTGAGGTAGAGCGGATGGCGGTAGAGGTCCTGGAGGCGGTCAAGCGGACGGTTTCCATCCCGGTGGCGGTCAAGCTGAGCCCGTACTACAGCTCGACGCCCAACATGCTGCAGCGGCTGTCGGCCGCTGGAGCGGACGCGCTGGTGCTATTCAACCGCTTCTATCAGCCCGACTTGGACCTGGATGCGCTGCAGGTCGTGCCCAGGCTAGTCCTGAGCACGTCGGCGGAACTGCGGCTGCCCCTGCGCTGGGTGGCGATCATGTATGGGAGGATCGAGGCCGACATGGCCATCACCGGCGGGGTCCATACCCATGAAGACGCTGCCAAAGCGATCATGGCCGGCGCCAAGGTGGCCATGATGACGTCCGAGATTCTGGCGCGGGGAGTTGGGCGCTTCACTGAGATCGAGCAGGGGCTGCGCCGCTGGATGGGTGAGCGGGGCTACGAGTCGGTTACTGAGATGCGCGGAAGCATGAGCCAACGGAACGTGGGCGACCCGGCGGCGTTCGAGCGGGCCAACTACATGCGCGTGCTCCAGTCCTGGCGGCCTGACCCGGCGGGCCAGCTGTTTAGAGAGATGATACACTAG
- a CDS encoding GNAT family N-acetyltransferase: MPQLEYQLLPYRQRLPSCESLTGLVRLAFAQYGGVIDAGEPFLRWFLARPGLDHGLSTAAWQGDLLASSLFVTRWRLIIGGTPRSVGIVDTVMTHPDHRRRGLARALLSRAIEESRAAGLEALQLYTSAGSDGYRLYCRLGFVEWARLHCWELTSESPPSNDAGEWHPATPAEQKRVRELLGAASSRYDGVPEDSDAVWRWRRQDRPPEVAARVWLRASGPIGGETVTTSAVRLTMQGERLVLSDPLAEDAAAFSRLCRHLAGKAPLVAVADERDATLSGVLGAAGFARGQAEAALVLPLAPDFPCAPGPRPWFALTESIIGA, encoded by the coding sequence ATGCCCCAGCTTGAGTACCAGCTTCTGCCCTACCGCCAGCGCCTGCCCTCGTGTGAGAGTCTCACCGGCCTGGTACGCCTCGCCTTCGCCCAGTACGGAGGTGTCATTGACGCCGGGGAGCCGTTCCTTCGCTGGTTCCTTGCCCGGCCGGGCCTGGACCATGGTCTGTCCACGGCCGCGTGGCAAGGTGACCTGCTCGCCTCCAGCCTGTTCGTCACCCGGTGGCGGCTCATCATCGGAGGCACGCCGAGATCAGTAGGCATCGTTGACACCGTCATGACCCATCCCGACCATCGGCGTCGGGGCCTGGCCCGGGCCCTGCTTTCGCGTGCCATCGAGGAGAGCCGGGCCGCGGGCTTGGAGGCACTCCAGCTCTACACTAGCGCCGGCTCGGACGGGTACCGGCTATATTGCCGCCTGGGCTTCGTCGAGTGGGCCCGGCTTCACTGCTGGGAGCTGACCTCGGAATCGCCCCCTTCGAACGACGCTGGAGAGTGGCACCCAGCCACTCCTGCCGAACAGAAACGAGTGCGGGAGCTGCTGGGCGCCGCTTCGTCCCGGTACGACGGCGTACCTGAGGACAGCGACGCAGTCTGGCGCTGGCGCCGCCAGGACCGTCCGCCAGAGGTGGCGGCTAGGGTCTGGCTTCGGGCCAGCGGCCCCATCGGAGGCGAGACGGTGACCACGTCCGCCGTGCGCCTGACGATGCAGGGAGAACGGCTAGTACTGAGCGATCCCCTCGCGGAGGACGCGGCCGCCTTCTCCCGCCTCTGCCGCCACCTGGCTGGGAAGGCGCCCCTGGTCGCCGTCGCCGACGAGCGGGACGCGACACTCAGCGGGGTGTTGGGAGCGGCAGGCTTCGCTCGGGGGCAGGCGGAGGCCGCCCTGGTGCTGCCGCTGGCGCCCGACTTCCCCTGCGCGCCGGGCCCACGGCCTTGGTTTGCCCTGACCGAGTCCATCATCGGAGCCTAG
- the rsmA gene encoding ribosomal RNA small subunit methyltransferase A translates to MAEDTDFPTLTPEALAPAQLLRSLDLGPRKALGQNFLASKSALRRILLALDLRPGDAVVEVGAGLGTLTGFLAAQAGQVVAVELDDNLARYLAERFHGVETVRVVPGDILDLTPAELLSDVTQPYKVAGNLPYYITSAALRHILGWDPAPQVIVVMVQEEVARRIVARPGELSLLALMVQLRAQAEIAARVPAGAFVPPPKVDSALLRIVPDPARRPHPAVEKQLFALARAAFQQKRKTLLNSLAGIVPISRQHLAQLLLDLGINPAARAQELTTDQWQALARATTERHHALPDEESANAPA, encoded by the coding sequence GTGGCGGAAGACACGGACTTTCCCACGCTGACTCCCGAGGCGCTTGCGCCCGCCCAACTGCTGCGCTCGCTGGATTTGGGCCCTCGCAAGGCATTGGGACAGAACTTCCTGGCGAGCAAGAGCGCCCTGCGGCGCATCCTCCTCGCCCTGGACCTGCGTCCGGGAGACGCGGTGGTCGAGGTCGGCGCCGGCCTGGGCACCCTGACCGGGTTCCTAGCGGCACAGGCGGGCCAGGTGGTGGCCGTCGAGCTGGACGACAACCTCGCCCGATATCTCGCCGAGCGCTTCCACGGCGTAGAGACAGTGCGCGTGGTCCCGGGCGACATCCTGGACCTCACGCCCGCCGAATTGCTGTCCGACGTCACGCAACCCTACAAAGTGGCGGGCAACCTTCCCTACTACATCACCTCGGCCGCCTTGAGACACATCCTTGGCTGGGACCCCGCCCCTCAGGTGATCGTGGTGATGGTGCAGGAGGAGGTAGCGCGACGGATCGTGGCTCGGCCGGGCGAGCTGTCGCTCCTGGCGCTCATGGTGCAGCTCCGCGCTCAGGCAGAGATAGCCGCCCGCGTGCCCGCCGGCGCCTTCGTGCCCCCGCCGAAGGTAGATTCGGCCCTGCTCCGGATAGTGCCTGACCCCGCCCGACGCCCCCATCCCGCGGTGGAGAAGCAGCTCTTCGCCCTAGCGCGTGCGGCTTTCCAGCAGAAGCGCAAGACGCTCCTCAACTCCCTCGCCGGCATCGTCCCTATCTCGCGGCAGCATCTGGCCCAACTACTGCTCGACCTCGGCATCAATCCGGCGGCCCGAGCTCAGGAGCTCACCACCGACCAGTGGCAGGCGCTGGCTCGGGCCACCACCGAGCGCCACCATGCCCTGCCCGACGAGGAGAGCGCCAATGCCCCAGCTTGA